The Mauremys mutica isolate MM-2020 ecotype Southern chromosome 1, ASM2049712v1, whole genome shotgun sequence genome has a segment encoding these proteins:
- the LOC123362562 gene encoding olfactory receptor 52N2-like, giving the protein MSDSNITDFTNPSIFILLGIPGLEVAHVWISIPFCTMYAIAILGNCIILFIVKTEPSLHGPMYYFLCMLAITDLVLSTSILPKMLSIFWFNSREIDFSACLTQMYFIHCILGMESGILVAMALDRYVAICHPLRYSNILTNPFVAKIVLAVVLRGGTVVLPFPILASQRPYCTTNIIPKPYCVHMAMVKLACADTRISSYYDLFVQFCVNGLDMFFIALSYIQILRAIFSLPTKDARLKTFGTCISHLFVILAFYIRGLFFALMYQFSQNVPGHFYALIANVYLLLPPVLNPIIYGVRTKQIQDRLLRLFIHKGA; this is encoded by the coding sequence ATGTCGGATTCCAACAtaaccgacttcaccaacccctccatcttcatcctgctgggcattcctggcctggaggtggcacatgtctggatctccatccccttctgcaccatgtacgccatagccatcttggggaactgcatcatcctgttcattgtgaagacagagccgagcctccatgggcccatgtactatttcctctgcatgctggccatcaccgacctggtcctgtccacgtccatcctgcccaaaatgctgagcatcttctggttcaattccagggagatcgattttagtgcctgcctcacccagatgtacttcattcactgcatcttagggatggagtctgggatcctcgtagccatggctttggatcgctatgtggccatctgccatcccctgagataTTCCAACATCCTGACAAACCCCTTTGTGGCCAAGATTGtcctggccgtggtgctgcgtgGCGGCACGGTTGTACTGCCCTTCCCCATCCTGGCTAGCCAGAGGCCATATTGCACAACCAACATCATCCCCAAGCCATACTGCGTGCATATGGCcatggtgaagctggcctgcgccgaCACCCGCATCAGTAGTTACTACGACCTCTTTGTGCAATTCTGTGTGAACGGTCTGGATATGTTTTTTATCGCCCtgtcctatatccagatcctcagggccatcttcagcctccccacaaaggatgcccggctcaagacttttgggacctgcatctccCACCTCTTTGTTATTTTAGCCTTTTACATCCGTGGTCTCTTCTTCGCCCTCATGTACCAGTTTAGCCAGAATGTGCCTGGGCATTTCTATGCTCTCATTGCCAATGTATATCTCTTGCTTCCCCCCgtgctaaaccccatcatctatggagttaggaccaaacagatccaggacaggctgctccggctTTTTATTCATAAAGGGGCCTAA